A genomic region of Alnus glutinosa chromosome 11, dhAlnGlut1.1, whole genome shotgun sequence contains the following coding sequences:
- the LOC133880882 gene encoding lysine histidine transporter-like 8, with protein sequence MGETVERSTTPVTQAPDSIAPTPPISAPPSQFHSQSLSRFPFLSTADDEITSISTPKASRTPRFVTPLGSPIRRALHLTKLDPQDAWLPITESRNGNAYYAAFHTLCSGIGIQALVLPVAFTILGWTWGIISLTLAFIWQLYTLYLLVELHESTETGLRYSRYMQLCSATFGDKLTKLLAGFQILYLSAGTCVALIIIGGSTSKTFFQIVCGATCAADPPLTTVEWFLVFTSAAVVLSQLPNLNSIAGVSLIGAVTAIGYCTLIWVLSVAKGSLPGVSYNPVQAKTQIAQVFSVLNALGIVAFAFRGHNLILEIQATMPSSEKHPSRVPMWKGVKLAYLLIAICLFPLSIGGYWAYGQMIPENGGMLTALYAFHGRDTSEFIIGLTSFSVIISAVSSFQIYGMPTFDFIESMYTRRKKQACPWWLRVIFRANVGYFMFFVAVALPIFLGSLAGLIGGIALPVTLAYPCFMWLKIKKPKVYSLTWWLNLGLGVVGMALSVAVTAAGVYVVIETGVQVKFFKPQ encoded by the exons ATGGGTGAAACTGTGGAAAGAAGCACCACCCCAGTAACACAGGCACCTGACTCTATTGCACCAACTCCGCCAATTTCAGCCCCTCCCTCACAGTTTCACTCGCAGTCTTTGTCTCGATTCCCATTCCTCTCCACCGCCGACGACGAAATCACAAGCATAAGCACCCCAAAAGCCTCTCGAACTCCACGATTCGTTACTCCTTTGGGGAGCCCAATCAGGAGGGCTCTCCACCTTACAAAGCTTGACCCTCAAGATGCTTGGCTCCCAATCACCGAGTCCAGAAACGGCAATGCTTACTACGCTGCCTTTCACACTCTATGTTCTGGGATCGGGATTCAAGCCCTTGTGCTTCCTGTTGCCTTCACTATTCTAGGGTG GACATGGGGAATCATAAGCTTGACTCTAGCATTCATTTGGCAACTTTACACCCTATACTTGCTGGTGGAACTTCATGAATCAACCGAAACCGGCCTGCGCTACAGCAGATATATGCAACTTTGTAGCGCAACTTTTG GTGATAAGCTAACGAAGTTGTTAGCTGGATTTCAAATCCTTTACCTATCAGCAGGCACATGCGTGGCCCTGATCATTATCGGAGGATCGACGTCCAAGACGTTCTTTCAGATTGTGTGCGGGGCCACGTGCGCAGCAGATCCGCCGCTAACAACTGTGGAGTGGTTCTTGGTGTTTACATCTGCCGCAGTTGTTTTGTCTCAGCTGCCCAACTTGAACTCCATTGCCGGGGTGTCATTGATAGGTGCTGTCACGGCTATCGGCTATTGCACGCTGATATGGGTCCTGTCAGTGGCCAAGGGAAGTCTGCCCGGTGTGTCCTACAATCCAGTGCAAGCAAAGACGCAAATTGCTCAGGTTTTTAGTGTCCTAAATGCACTGGGGATCGTTGCTTTTGCTTTCAGAGGCCACAATCTTATTCTTGAGATACAG GCCACAATGCCTTCAAGCGAAAAGCATCCATCACGCGTGCCAATGTGGAAGGGCGTGAAACTTGCATATCTGCTAATAGCAATATGCTTATTCCCCCTTTCAATAGGAGGTTATTGGGCATACGGTCAAATG ATACCGGAAAATGGGGGCATGCTAACAGCCTTGTACGCGTTCCATGGGCGGGACACCTCGGAGTTTATCATAGGATTAACAAGCTTTTCTGTCATAATTAGTGCTGTGAGCTCGTTCCAAATCTATGGCATGCCAACGTTTGATTTCATTGAGTCCATGTACACTAGGAGGAAGAAGCAGGCATGCCCGTGGTGGCTCCGGGTAATTTTCCGAGCAAATGTCGGATACTTCATGTTCTTTGTCGCCGTGGCGCTGCCAATATTCTTGGGAAGCCTAGCGGGTCTAATAGGAGGGATCGCATTGCCAGTAACCTTAGCTTATCCATGTTTTATGTGGCTCAAGATTAAGAAGCCGAAGGTGTACAGCCTAACTTGGTGGCTTAACTTGGGACTAGGGGTCGTCGGAATGGCATTAAGCGTGGCTGTGACAGCCGCCGGAGTGTATGTTGTAATTGAAACTGGTGTTCAGGTGAAATTCTTCAAGCCTCAGTAA